The Chitinophagales bacterium genome includes a region encoding these proteins:
- a CDS encoding adenosylcobalamin-dependent ribonucleoside-diphosphate reductase produces the protein MKMAKQLIAPNQTYTYEQVLASSVEYFNGDELAATTWMNKYAVKDSQGNYYELSPDDMHHRMAREFAKAELKFSERSTLNGSFKHLSAYGQARASLGEAKIFEYFRKFQYIIPQGSVMGVLGNHTMIASLSNCVVLPEIYDSYGGIFFTDQQLAQLFKRRCGVGIDISTIRPAGAEVANAAGTTTGAVSFMERFSNTTREVAQHGRRGALMITMDIAHPDVDRFITAKQDLLKITGANVSIRLSDEFMQAVTDNEEYTHRFPINVPVEEAQFTKTVQARELWNTIIMCAHKSAEPGLIFWDRQHKYSTSSIYPGFKNVSTNPCSEIAMQGGDSCRLIALNLFSLVENPFSPEATFNFNKFYEVTYEAQRLGDDLVELELEHIDRILEKINNDSEPGFIKDNEVRTWKLLQEQGRKGRRTGLGFTALGDTLAALNLPFDSEEALKVIEQIQKIKCTAEFDSSIDMSIERGQFEGFNPEIENTSGFVQMMKEEIPEVYDRMMKFGRRNISISTVAPTGTLSILAQTSSGIEPVYMLAYKRRRKVNPHDNNARIDFTDASGDAWMEFDVYHSKLKQWMEVTGERDLTKSPYYGSTAPEIDWIKRVKIQSMVQKYVTHSISSTINLPNDVPVEKVGEIYLEAWKHGLKGITVYRDGSRTGVLVSKEEKKKDTINEVPVSHAPKRPKVLEANVLRFMNGSEKWMAVIGLLKGRPYEIFTGVVDEDSIHLPSYVNHGWVIKTRLEDRTTRYDFQYVDRAGYKVTIEALSRSFTQEFWNYAKLISGVLRHGMPLPHVVDLIENMDLKSDSLNTWKAGVERALKKYIEDGTAAVDRKCSECGDPNGLIYQEGCLVCKSCGSSKCG, from the coding sequence ATGAAAATGGCAAAACAACTTATCGCCCCCAATCAAACATATACCTATGAACAGGTGCTTGCTTCATCTGTAGAATATTTTAATGGGGATGAGCTTGCTGCTACTACGTGGATGAATAAATATGCAGTTAAAGATTCACAGGGTAATTATTACGAATTATCGCCCGACGATATGCACCATCGCATGGCAAGGGAGTTTGCAAAAGCGGAGCTTAAGTTTTCTGAACGGTCCACACTTAATGGTTCTTTCAAGCATCTTTCAGCATACGGACAAGCCAGAGCTTCACTGGGTGAAGCAAAAATTTTCGAATACTTTAGAAAGTTTCAGTACATAATACCACAGGGAAGTGTAATGGGGGTACTTGGAAATCACACCATGATTGCATCCCTTTCCAACTGCGTGGTACTGCCCGAGATTTATGATTCCTACGGCGGAATCTTTTTTACCGATCAGCAGCTTGCTCAATTGTTTAAAAGAAGATGCGGGGTAGGTATTGATATTAGCACCATTCGCCCCGCCGGTGCTGAAGTAGCTAATGCTGCAGGTACTACTACCGGTGCAGTATCTTTTATGGAACGTTTTTCAAATACCACCCGTGAGGTAGCCCAGCATGGCCGCCGCGGAGCTTTGATGATCACCATGGATATAGCCCATCCCGATGTAGATCGCTTTATCACTGCAAAACAGGATCTTCTGAAAATAACGGGTGCTAATGTTTCTATACGCCTGAGCGATGAATTTATGCAGGCGGTCACGGATAATGAAGAATACACCCATCGCTTTCCAATTAATGTTCCTGTTGAAGAGGCGCAATTCACCAAGACAGTACAGGCGAGAGAGCTGTGGAACACCATCATTATGTGCGCGCATAAATCTGCAGAACCTGGTCTTATCTTCTGGGACCGTCAGCATAAATATTCCACTTCTTCAATATATCCCGGTTTTAAAAATGTATCCACTAACCCCTGCAGCGAAATTGCCATGCAGGGCGGAGACAGCTGCCGATTAATTGCACTTAACCTTTTTTCACTGGTTGAAAATCCTTTTTCACCTGAAGCAACATTCAATTTTAATAAATTTTATGAAGTAACTTATGAAGCCCAGCGCCTTGGTGATGACCTCGTAGAGCTGGAGCTGGAGCATATTGACCGCATACTGGAAAAAATAAACAATGATAGCGAGCCCGGTTTCATAAAAGATAATGAAGTACGCACCTGGAAGCTTTTGCAGGAGCAGGGCAGGAAAGGACGCAGAACCGGACTTGGCTTTACCGCACTCGGCGATACCCTGGCAGCACTAAACCTTCCCTTCGATTCTGAGGAGGCATTAAAGGTGATAGAGCAGATTCAAAAAATAAAATGCACTGCTGAATTCGACAGCAGCATAGACATGAGCATTGAGCGCGGACAGTTTGAAGGCTTTAATCCGGAGATTGAAAACACTTCCGGGTTTGTGCAGATGATGAAAGAAGAAATACCGGAAGTATACGACCGCATGATGAAATTCGGAAGAAGGAATATCTCCATATCTACCGTGGCACCTACGGGTACGCTTTCCATTCTCGCCCAGACATCATCCGGGATTGAGCCGGTATACATGCTTGCATACAAGCGCCGCCGCAAGGTGAACCCGCATGATAATAATGCACGCATCGACTTTACTGATGCCAGTGGAGATGCCTGGATGGAGTTTGATGTGTATCACTCAAAGCTCAAGCAGTGGATGGAGGTTACCGGAGAGCGTGACCTTACCAAATCGCCTTATTATGGCAGCACGGCTCCTGAAATTGACTGGATAAAGCGGGTAAAGATTCAGAGCATGGTGCAGAAATATGTTACGCATTCCATCTCATCCACCATCAACCTGCCCAATGATGTTCCTGTAGAAAAGGTAGGTGAGATTTATTTGGAAGCGTGGAAGCATGGGCTGAAAGGCATTACTGTGTACCGCGACGGATCGCGTACGGGAGTGCTTGTTTCTAAGGAAGAAAAGAAAAAGGATACGATAAATGAAGTGCCTGTCTCGCACGCCCCCAAGCGTCCCAAGGTGCTGGAAGCAAATGTACTGCGCTTCATGAATGGCAGCGAAAAATGGATGGCGGTGATCGGATTGCTGAAAGGAAGACCTTATGAAATCTTCACGGGTGTGGTGGATGAAGACTCCATTCACCTGCCGAGCTATGTGAACCACGGCTGGGTCATAAAGACCCGGCTCGAAGACCGGACCACCCGGTACGATTTTCAATATGTAGACCGCGCAGGATACAAGGTAACTATTGAAGCCCTGTCACGGTCCTTTACCCAGGAGTTCTGGAACTACGCCAAGCTCATCAGCGGCGTATTGCGCCACGGCATGCCGCTGCCCCATGTAGTAGACCTCATCGAAAACATGGATTTAAAATCCGATTCACTCAACACCTGGAAGGCGGGTGTAGAGCGCGCCCTCAAGAAATACATAGAAGACGGAACAGCAGCCGTTGACCGTAAATGCTCCGAATGCGGCGACCCGAACGGGCTGATCTACCAGGAAGGGTGTCTGGTTTGTAAAAGCTGCGGAAGCAGTAAATGTGGGTAG
- a CDS encoding PadR family transcriptional regulator translates to MNIENTQAQMRKGILEFCILSIIGSDDECYASEILDRMKKAKLIVVEGTLYPLLTRLKNDGYLSYQWVESKSGPPRKYYKLTGLGERFLEELRKTWNELVAAVELTTQKIHTTQNPLNNE, encoded by the coding sequence ATGAACATCGAGAACACACAAGCTCAAATGCGCAAAGGCATCCTCGAGTTTTGCATTTTATCCATCATTGGCAGTGATGACGAATGCTATGCTTCAGAGATTCTCGATCGCATGAAAAAAGCAAAACTGATAGTTGTGGAAGGTACCCTGTATCCTTTGCTTACCCGGCTTAAAAATGACGGCTACCTCAGCTATCAATGGGTTGAATCAAAATCAGGGCCTCCCAGAAAATATTATAAGCTCACCGGACTTGGAGAAAGGTTTCTGGAAGAGCTTAGAAAAACCTGGAACGAATTAGTTGCAGCAGTTGAATTAACCACTCAAAAAATTCACACCACACAAAATCCTTTAAACAATGAATAA
- a CDS encoding PspC domain-containing protein, translated as MNKTVTINLSGIVFHIDENAYEQLRQYLDRLKGHFAGTQGKEEIITDIEGRLAEMFTERAGDSKNVIMMEDVKAVIDAMGKPEDFVSDEEVINKNASGTGDANTYYENVKKRFFRNPDEKMIGGVCSGIASYFNVDPLWIRLVFVLLVIMPVLSGVLIYIILWIIIPEAVTASDKLQMRGEPVTIRNIEKNVKEEMENLRKKGEAWAQNISSDQVKTKARSATQNIFNFFGEIIRGIIKFIIVIFGIFITIMSIAVLIGLTIAIFTGIGAFRFAVPHTITNMVLSTSQIWWLAIGGLLAIGIPFILLLLNGLKILFRLNLNLRMIGAVMAGLWLVGIGICAYHGIRIATEFSDSATVKQKYMLTALSGNIISLKATRSFEGSNDDYSFHHHNIHFGTGDLFTLSENSDSVLSHEVRIDIEQSDNDSSYIIQKINSCGKTYDEARHLANNVSYHYFINDSVINFSDYFKMNTRDKYRGQEIKVILMLAVGKSVMLDKSMGDLLDNVHNISDTYDYDMLGHTWTMTKDGLKCNNCPEYSDKEENDDHDSGTRIRIDSTGVEIKTL; from the coding sequence ATGAATAAAACGGTAACCATCAATCTTAGTGGAATAGTTTTTCACATTGATGAAAATGCGTACGAGCAGCTCAGGCAGTACCTCGACAGGCTTAAAGGCCATTTTGCTGGTACCCAGGGGAAAGAGGAAATTATAACCGACATCGAAGGCCGTCTTGCTGAAATGTTCACTGAAAGAGCAGGTGACAGCAAAAATGTAATTATGATGGAAGATGTAAAGGCAGTTATCGATGCCATGGGTAAGCCGGAGGATTTTGTAAGCGATGAGGAAGTAATAAACAAAAATGCATCCGGCACTGGTGATGCCAATACGTATTACGAGAATGTCAAAAAGCGCTTCTTCCGCAATCCCGACGAAAAAATGATCGGCGGGGTTTGTTCCGGCATTGCTTCTTACTTTAACGTTGACCCATTATGGATCCGCCTGGTATTTGTTCTTCTGGTAATTATGCCGGTTTTATCGGGAGTCTTAATCTATATAATTCTGTGGATCATTATTCCGGAGGCTGTAACTGCTTCCGACAAGCTGCAAATGCGCGGAGAGCCGGTTACTATCCGGAATATCGAGAAAAATGTGAAGGAAGAAATGGAAAACCTTAGAAAAAAAGGCGAGGCATGGGCACAGAACATCTCTTCAGACCAGGTAAAAACCAAGGCACGTTCCGCGACACAAAACATCTTTAATTTTTTTGGAGAAATAATCCGTGGAATAATAAAATTTATCATTGTAATCTTTGGAATCTTTATAACCATCATGAGTATTGCGGTGCTCATCGGACTAACGATAGCCATTTTTACAGGCATAGGTGCTTTCCGGTTTGCAGTCCCTCACACGATTACCAACATGGTGCTTTCTACCTCGCAAATCTGGTGGCTTGCCATTGGCGGATTGCTTGCAATAGGAATCCCCTTTATACTCCTTCTTCTGAATGGCTTAAAGATATTATTCAGGCTAAACCTTAACCTGAGAATGATCGGTGCAGTGATGGCTGGATTATGGCTGGTAGGAATAGGAATTTGTGCTTACCATGGAATCCGCATCGCCACTGAATTTTCAGATTCTGCAACAGTGAAGCAAAAATATATGCTTACGGCGTTGTCCGGAAATATAATATCTCTGAAGGCAACCAGATCCTTTGAGGGCAGTAATGATGATTATAGCTTTCATCACCACAATATTCACTTCGGAACCGGTGATTTATTTACCCTTAGCGAAAACTCGGACTCTGTTCTTAGCCATGAGGTTCGTATAGATATAGAACAAAGCGACAACGATTCCAGCTACATCATTCAAAAAATTAATTCGTGCGGTAAAACATATGATGAAGCCCGCCACCTGGCAAACAATGTCAGCTACCATTATTTCATTAATGATAGCGTCATAAATTTTTCAGATTATTTTAAGATGAATACAAGGGATAAATACCGTGGCCAGGAGATAAAAGTTATTCTGATGCTTGCTGTAGGGAAATCTGTAATGCTCGATAAAAGCATGGGCGATCTATTGGATAATGTTCACAACATATCCGATACCTACGACTATGATATGCTTGGACATACCTGGACGATGACAAAAGATGGACTTAAGTGTAACAATTGCCCGGAATACAGCGACAAAGAAGAAAATGATGACCACGACAGCGGAACCCGGATACGCATTGATTCTACCGGTGTAGAAATAAAAACTCTGTAA
- a CDS encoding START domain-containing protein codes for MKAVRIFAIGCIIFISVSFTIDKNPEWVLQKQESGILVYTRLSAGSNLKEVKVTNKVKSSLSGIVALLLDTKNYPNWIYACSEARTLKVINDHELYSYQVTHLPWPFNDRDVISYFNISQDSDNKTVRFNRTGIPDYLPPVDGKVRLPQFRSDYTLKPLTADSVLVELELHLDPGGSLPAWLLNANLVTAPYKSTVEMMKQLPRYQNASYSFIKENNQQY; via the coding sequence ATGAAAGCAGTAAGGATTTTTGCAATTGGCTGTATAATTTTCATTTCCGTTTCTTTTACTATCGATAAAAACCCGGAATGGGTTTTACAAAAGCAAGAGTCCGGGATTTTGGTATACACCAGGTTGTCTGCCGGCTCAAACCTTAAAGAAGTTAAGGTTACCAATAAAGTTAAATCGTCTCTTTCCGGAATCGTTGCTCTTCTGCTGGATACTAAAAATTATCCGAATTGGATATATGCCTGCAGCGAAGCAAGAACCTTAAAGGTGATAAATGATCACGAGCTGTATAGCTACCAGGTAACACATCTGCCGTGGCCTTTTAATGATAGGGATGTGATTTCTTATTTTAACATCAGTCAGGATTCAGATAATAAAACGGTAAGGTTTAACCGGACAGGAATACCAGATTACCTGCCTCCTGTAGATGGGAAAGTTCGTTTACCTCAATTCCGTTCCGACTATACACTTAAGCCACTCACCGCCGATAGTGTGCTGGTGGAGCTGGAGCTTCATTTGGATCCCGGAGGCTCCTTACCTGCATGGCTGCTGAATGCAAACCTCGTTACTGCTCCATATAAAAGCACCGTGGAAATGATGAAGCAACTGCCCAGGTATCAAAATGCTTCTTATTCTTTTATCAAAGAAAATAATCAACAGTATTGA
- a CDS encoding glutathione peroxidase gives MNVKIILFITMRFFPLYSFAQVSNTDIYSFKVESLEGDTINFSEFKGKKILIVNVASQCMFTPQYEGLQNLYEKYKEKLVIIGFPSNDFFKQEPGNSTEIKQFCSSKYHVTFPMAAKVSVKGSSMSPVYQWLTSKKLNGTENSKVSWNFNKYLINERGEYIAHFGSKTEPLSKEITNLIEN, from the coding sequence ATGAATGTTAAAATTATATTATTTATTACTATGAGATTTTTTCCACTCTATAGTTTCGCGCAGGTCTCTAATACTGATATCTATTCATTTAAAGTGGAATCTCTGGAAGGGGACACCATTAATTTTTCCGAATTTAAAGGTAAAAAGATTTTAATCGTAAATGTGGCGTCACAATGCATGTTTACTCCGCAATATGAGGGTCTTCAAAATCTTTATGAAAAATATAAAGAGAAATTAGTGATCATTGGCTTTCCGTCAAATGATTTTTTTAAACAGGAACCAGGAAATAGTACAGAGATCAAACAGTTCTGTTCTTCGAAATACCATGTCACATTTCCGATGGCTGCAAAAGTTTCAGTTAAGGGATCTTCTATGTCCCCGGTATATCAATGGTTAACAAGCAAAAAATTGAATGGTACAGAAAATTCAAAAGTAAGCTGGAATTTTAATAAATATCTTATTAATGAGAGGGGAGAATACATAGCGCATTTCGGCTCCAAAACAGAACCTCTTAGTAAAGAAATTACTAATTTAATTGAAAATTGA
- a CDS encoding 6-carboxytetrahydropterin synthase, with the protein MKVAVFREEHFNAAHRLYRKDWDDKKNAAVFGLCSNPLYHGHNYSLEVKVTGEVDEETGYVMDLKILKDIIREEVLDCFDHKNLNEDTREFQELNPTAENIAIVIYDKIRKRLRNDLDLKVRLYETERNFVEYPA; encoded by the coding sequence ATGAAAGTAGCAGTTTTCAGAGAGGAGCATTTTAACGCCGCACACCGGCTTTACAGAAAAGATTGGGACGATAAAAAAAATGCTGCTGTATTCGGCCTTTGCAGTAATCCATTGTATCATGGTCACAACTATTCCTTAGAGGTAAAAGTAACGGGAGAAGTGGATGAGGAGACCGGTTATGTAATGGACTTAAAAATTCTGAAAGATATTATTAGAGAAGAAGTGCTGGATTGCTTTGACCATAAGAATCTGAATGAGGATACCCGGGAATTTCAGGAATTAAATCCCACAGCGGAAAATATTGCTATAGTGATCTATGACAAAATCCGTAAGCGGCTGCGAAATGATCTGGATTTAAAGGTGCGCCTTTATGAAACGGAGCGGAATTTTGTGGAATATCCGGCATGA
- a CDS encoding tetratricopeptide repeat protein produces the protein MKNKFIKLHLFFLLIIFTNSYAQSQQDVQLAQEYLKNSEYDKAALLYEKLLNKAPTNSQYYQNYLQCLTALKQYDEASKVIRKQIKRFPGDLTYYVDLGNVYAEKNDEKAAALQYEEALRDITADMQQISRLANKFQSSGLTDYAINAYLKGKKVLNAENSDLFNIDLATLYAKKNDVPNTITTYLDIMEFNPSQNDFVEGQLQPLIENDLYAKELLTQLYHRIQKQPERGDFSEMLIWYFVQKKDFASGFLQVKALDKRNKEDGQRVFQFAQSAFDEGDYDASLMAYRYIISEKGKNNFMYQPSKASELKTTQIKLTIQNNYTSDDLKKLEFNYEAYFAEFGKNPQTLAMVRDFATFEAKYIHNLEKSIQLLSDAILINTNDKKLTGYLKLDLGDDYVIANKVWDAMLLYGQVDKSFKEDPLGEEARYRNALLSYHIGDFDWSKAQLDVLKGSTSELIANDALALSVFIQDNMGLDTTPEPMKMYARADMLIFQNKLIEALVTLDSLSEKFPQHALADDVLFEKARILLKQKKYTEAAAMFNEIDSNYSFDLLADDALFELAQLYENNLNNKEKAMDLYKQILLKYKGSIYVIEARKRFRDLRGDQPN, from the coding sequence ATGAAGAATAAATTTATTAAGCTGCACTTGTTTTTTTTGCTGATCATTTTTACGAATAGTTATGCTCAATCTCAGCAGGATGTTCAATTGGCTCAGGAATATTTAAAAAATTCTGAGTATGACAAAGCTGCCTTACTGTATGAGAAATTATTAAACAAAGCGCCGACAAATTCGCAGTACTATCAAAATTATCTGCAGTGTCTTACAGCTTTAAAGCAATACGATGAGGCTTCTAAAGTAATCCGGAAACAAATTAAAAGATTTCCAGGCGACCTTACCTATTACGTTGATCTGGGAAATGTATATGCGGAGAAGAATGATGAAAAAGCTGCTGCCTTACAGTATGAAGAGGCGCTCCGCGATATAACGGCGGACATGCAGCAGATCAGCAGGCTGGCAAATAAATTCCAAAGCAGCGGTTTAACTGATTACGCTATTAATGCATACCTGAAAGGAAAGAAGGTGTTAAATGCAGAGAATTCCGACCTGTTTAATATTGATCTGGCAACATTGTATGCTAAGAAAAATGATGTTCCTAACACAATAACGACATACCTGGATATAATGGAATTTAATCCATCACAAAATGATTTTGTGGAAGGGCAGCTGCAGCCTCTTATTGAGAATGATCTTTATGCAAAAGAGCTGCTGACGCAGTTATATCATCGGATTCAGAAGCAGCCTGAAAGGGGAGATTTTTCAGAAATGCTGATCTGGTATTTTGTACAAAAGAAAGATTTCGCTTCCGGATTTTTACAGGTAAAAGCGCTCGATAAAAGAAATAAGGAAGATGGTCAGCGTGTATTCCAGTTTGCCCAATCGGCATTTGATGAGGGTGATTATGATGCCTCTTTAATGGCGTACCGGTATATCATCTCTGAAAAAGGGAAAAATAATTTTATGTACCAGCCTTCTAAAGCAAGCGAATTAAAAACCACGCAAATCAAACTTACTATTCAAAATAATTATACATCAGATGATTTGAAAAAGCTTGAGTTTAACTATGAGGCCTATTTTGCAGAATTCGGTAAAAATCCTCAGACACTTGCTATGGTACGTGATTTTGCAACGTTTGAGGCTAAATACATTCACAACCTCGAAAAGTCCATTCAGCTGCTTAGTGATGCTATTTTAATAAATACAAATGATAAAAAATTGACAGGCTATTTAAAACTTGATCTTGGTGATGATTATGTGATTGCAAATAAAGTATGGGATGCCATGCTGCTCTACGGGCAGGTTGATAAATCTTTTAAGGAAGATCCCCTTGGCGAAGAGGCCCGTTACAGAAATGCACTGCTCAGTTACCACATAGGAGATTTTGATTGGAGCAAGGCTCAATTGGATGTTTTAAAAGGATCTACCTCAGAGTTAATTGCTAATGATGCTCTTGCCCTTTCTGTTTTTATCCAGGACAATATGGGACTGGATACCACTCCGGAACCAATGAAAATGTATGCCCGGGCGGACATGCTTATTTTTCAAAATAAATTAATAGAGGCGCTCGTAACGCTCGATTCGCTAAGCGAGAAGTTTCCGCAACATGCACTTGCAGATGATGTATTGTTTGAAAAGGCCAGAATTCTGTTAAAACAAAAAAAATATACGGAGGCTGCTGCAATGTTTAATGAAATTGACAGCAACTATTCATTTGATTTGCTTGCAGATGATGCTCTTTTCGAACTGGCACAGTTGTATGAAAATAATCTGAACAATAAAGAGAAAGCAATGGACCTCTATAAGCAGATTTTATTAAAATATAAAGGAAGCATTTATGTGATAGAAGCCAGAAAGCGATTCCGGGATTTGAGAGGAGATCAGCCCAACTAA
- a CDS encoding VanZ family protein, which produces MRLIKNFSIFLTWLLIIFYLSFAPLRNWPQEDIFQKLYIDKLVHITMYSLLSFFLLIGFFRQQKNQPLRYRKVAGCIIFCIIVGVSIEFLQPVLTMYRKFEFMDMVANALGSIAGLYLFKSVLNKKWIGLGVKPADH; this is translated from the coding sequence ATGCGCCTGATTAAAAATTTTAGCATTTTCTTAACCTGGCTGCTTATTATATTTTATCTTTCTTTTGCCCCGCTTCGGAATTGGCCTCAGGAAGACATCTTTCAAAAACTATACATAGATAAATTGGTGCACATTACCATGTATTCCTTGCTAAGTTTTTTTCTCCTCATTGGATTTTTCAGGCAACAAAAAAATCAGCCACTGCGTTATAGAAAAGTTGCAGGCTGCATCATATTCTGCATAATAGTTGGTGTCTCTATTGAATTCCTTCAGCCTGTATTAACGATGTACCGTAAGTTTGAATTTATGGATATGGTTGCCAATGCTCTCGGTTCTATAGCGGGATTGTATTTATTTAAAAGTGTATTAAATAAAAAATGGATCGGCCTTGGGGTGAAACCAGCAGATCATTAA
- the gcvH gene encoding glycine cleavage system protein GcvH — protein MNFPDNLKYTSDHEWVRVEDSNGYVGITDFAQSELGDIVYVEINTAGETMKREATFGTVEAVKTVSDLFLPLSGKILEVNPKLNDQPELVNKDPYGDGWMVKISINDPAELNDLMDAVTYKQLTGH, from the coding sequence ATGAATTTTCCTGATAATTTAAAATATACCAGTGATCACGAATGGGTCAGGGTGGAAGATAGTAACGGTTATGTAGGGATTACTGATTTTGCTCAAAGTGAATTAGGTGATATCGTATATGTTGAAATTAACACTGCCGGTGAAACTATGAAAAGGGAAGCGACGTTCGGTACCGTGGAAGCAGTAAAGACAGTTTCTGATCTTTTCCTTCCTTTGTCCGGAAAAATTCTGGAGGTGAATCCAAAGCTGAATGATCAGCCTGAACTGGTAAACAAGGATCCCTACGGTGATGGATGGATGGTAAAGATATCTATTAATGATCCTGCCGAATTAAATGATCTGATGGATGCAGTTACTTACAAACAGCTCACAGGCCATTAA